Below is a genomic region from Rhizobium sp. 007.
GATCATTCCCGAACAGGCCTCTATGGAGGGCTTTGAGGTTGCGTATGACTTTCCCGAACTCGGCCACCGGATCATGCTGCTGAACGCCCGACAGGTCACCTACGGGGGGGATAGCTCCCGCTCGACGATCCTCCTGGCGTTCACCGATGTCACGGAGCGCCGCAAGATCGAGTGCGAAAAGGAAGAGCTCCTTAAGCAGACAGAGCAGTTGCTACATCAGAAGGAAATCCTGCTGCAGGAAATGCAGCACCGCGTTGCCAATAGTCTCCAGATCATCGCCAGCATATTGCTGTTGAAAGCGCGGGCGGTCACGTCCGAGGAAACACGCCGTGACTTGCGGGATGCCCACCAGCGCGTAATGTCGGTCGCCGAGGTGCAAAGGCACCTCCACGTATCCGGCATTGACCAGATCGAGGTCGGGTCCTACCTGGCGAAGCTTTGCGGCAGCCTAGCCTCCTCGATGATCGGCGAAAGCCAGCCAATTGCGATCAATGTGATAGCGGACGAAGGAAGGATCGGGTCCGACAAGGCCGTCGGCCTGGGCCTGATCGTCACCGAGCTCGTGATCAATGCGATAAAATACGCCTTCCCTGTCGTCAAATCGGACGCCGTGATCCTCGTTACCTATGAGATCAGGGGGCCGGATTGGAAGCTGATCGTTTCCGACAATGGCGTAGGAAAGCAAGCCGATGGTGCAGCCGAAACAAGTGGCGGCCTGGGGACGGCGATTGTCCAGGCTCTTGCGAAACAGCTCGACGCTCGAGTGGACATGGTCAGCAGTCCCTCCGGCACGAGTGTGTCGGTTACGCGAGCGACCTTCATGTCGCAATTGCAACGCGGGGTGTGAACTTTTTTCCGTGATCCGGGCGCCGCTCACTTGATCAAACGCCGGGTGCCGATGAACGGAACGCATGCTAGATGTGACCCGTTCCCGCCCGGTCAGCGATCCGGGTCGGGCTCCCCAGATAGGATCTGGGTTACTTTGTCTCCTGACCTGATTGTCGAAATGGAGTGATCTGGCCATGACCTCCTTTCCGGGAATCTCGACAGCCATGGCTACAGTGGTTATAGTTCCACACGACCGGCGAGAGTTGAAAATCGCAGTCTTTTGAGAGGATCCGCAACGTTTTATCGAAGTCAACGGATCTTTCGGCGCATTGTCGCTCGTCGCAAGGGTGTTCGATCATTGCGAGAAGTGCGCCAAAGGCATTCGATCGGCGATCAGAGCTGAGGACTTGCCGCATGCTGTTTCCTGCAATCCTAAAATCAATTGTCCGGACCGGCAGTGTTCGGTTGATCGATGGGGCGGGCAAGGTTCACGAGTATGGAGACGGCACCGCACCTCACTGTACGATCCGGCTTGGCGCTCGCCATCTTGACTATACGTTGGCCCTGAACCCCGAATTGTCGATAGGGCAAGCCTACACGGATGGCTTGCTGACCATCGAGGAGGGAACCCTTTTCGACTTTCTCGAAATCGCTGCCAAAAACTACCGCAACTTCGAGCAGATGGCTTGGTTCTCGCTGTTGTCCCGCATCATGCGTCGGCTAAAGCAATGCAATCCGATCGATCGCGCACGGCGCAACGTCGCCCATCATTATGACCTGTCCGGCCAGCTCTACGATCTCTTCCTCGATAAGGACCGCCAATATTCCTGCGCCTACTTCACGAGCGCGGACGATGATCTGGAGGCGGCGCAGGAGCATAAAAAACGCCACATCGCCTCAAAGCTGCTCCTCGACCAACCGGACCTTAAGATACTCGATATCGGCTCCGGCTGGGGCGGCCTCGGTTTGTACTTAGCCAAGGAGACCGGAGCTGACGTCACCGGCCTGACCTTGAGCGTCGAGCAG
It encodes:
- a CDS encoding histidine kinase dimerization/phosphoacceptor domain -containing protein, with translation MIDFQNIEDAQTLAQAIVNTIPEPFIVLDDQFCVLAASRSFHETFKSDPEDTRGRLLYALGDGQWDIPALRVFLETIIPEQASMEGFEVAYDFPELGHRIMLLNARQVTYGGDSSRSTILLAFTDVTERRKIECEKEELLKQTEQLLHQKEILLQEMQHRVANSLQIIASILLLKARAVTSEETRRDLRDAHQRVMSVAEVQRHLHVSGIDQIEVGSYLAKLCGSLASSMIGESQPIAINVIADEGRIGSDKAVGLGLIVTELVINAIKYAFPVVKSDAVILVTYEIRGPDWKLIVSDNGVGKQADGAAETSGGLGTAIVQALAKQLDARVDMVSSPSGTSVSVTRATFMSQLQRGV